The Bactrocera dorsalis isolate Fly_Bdor chromosome 2, ASM2337382v1, whole genome shotgun sequence region acgagcgatgtatgggcgcaccctgttgactcgttttcgcaatctttcgagtacttggcaataatagacttgattcacagttttccccagTGGAACGatttctttgtggacgattccacggctgcGCATTCGCATCAGTCCGCAGCTCGACTGGTCTCCCACTCTgcgcctcgtcttccacgctttcacgcccctccttaaactctttgtgccatcgaaacacctgtgcacgactaagagcactatcatcatacactcttacaattttagcgtacatttccgaagctgtttcgcccaatctggcgtaaaattttatcgcgacgcgttgctcttgattgcgtttttccattttcgtcaCGAgtactacaaacacacgtctactcaacttgacgtttttttgttttgaaatacatacatattttttttatttatttatgaattgttgtgacttttaacataaaacGATAGAAAGTTGCTGTCCTGAGGTTCCAAGCTATATCATCACCAATTTTAAGATAAATTGGtttagccgttcttgagttataagtatAGACATGAATTGCGAAATGGATGGTGAGTTTGCAAAAAACGCCGCAGTTAGGACCTTCTCCAGGACTAAAGGACAAATATGGTCCATTTTGACACTGTACCATGAGGAGTTGAGAAGAAcgtcacgtactaaatttagtcgaaatcgatagattgggtcccgagatatgtgatttcaccaaaaaggtGGCGGTAATACGCTTTTTATCCAATTTGCACACTCGTtcccataaagctctctcataccatatCGTAGATAAACTTTTATGATCTCTGGTCTTTTCTACTGCAATTTACTGTGTAAAATTAGATAAGTTAACTTTTGTATTGTTCAACCTTTTATACTTGGCTGATTGTTCCCAGTCAATTTGTATTAACAAATTGAAACCTCAATTGCTGTCCAATTAAGGAAATATGAATATCAAAACGTCAGCTGACTCAGTCTCATATgcagtttttgtatgtttttgtttcGCCTTCCGAACATTAAAgtccataaattttattatccaaATTATGAGTTCAACGATAAAATTTTGTTAGTGATATCTAAAGATAAGATTTTAATTTACGTATTATCACATTTATCCAAAGTTTCCTAACGACTAGTTAAATGGTTCCAACGCCGCtgaacttttattaaatacattatAGCTTTACATCATGAAGGTGTTTCTTTTACTCGCACTACTTTTGTGTGCCCATGCCGAGGCCAAATTACTCAAGTATCCAAAGAATTACGTAAAAGGTGCAATTGAAGGTCGTGTAGTAGGCGGAACTAATGCCACCTTAGGTCAGGCACCCTATCAGGTGTCTTTACAAACCTGGTATGGCTCTCATTTCTGTGGTGGCGCCATAATCAGCGAGAATTGGATCGCAACTGCTGGACATTGTGTTGTCAATACAGATCCCGAGAACATAATGGTCGCTACAGGCACCGTGGAATGGCAGAAGCCGAATGCCACTTATTATGCCAGCTCCATACATGTACATTGTCACTACAACAATCCGAGCAGTCACAATGATATCGCTTTGATACGACTGAACTCTTCTATTGTGTTCAACGATAGAACTCAACCCATAGCATTGCCGACGGAGCAGATGAAGGAAGGCGATGAGGTCATATTGACGGGTTGGGGCTCAACTGAGTTGTACGGTGATACACCCGACAATCTGCAGattatatacttaaaatatttaccacaTAAAAGTTGCAAAGAAATGCACGATGACGATCCAGATTTGGATGTGGgacacatgtgtacatatacgaAGTATGGCGAAGGTGCGTGTCATGGCGATTCGGGTGGACCTTTGGTGAACGATGGAAAATTGGTCGGTTTAGTTAACTGGGGTATGCCTTGCGCTGTAGGCTATCCAGATGCTCATGCGAGTACCTATTTCTATACGGATTGGATTCGTCGTGTAACGAGCGGTACTACAAAATGTTTTAGTTGAATGAGTTATTGCTAAAATACTATTGAAGATGTGATTGGAAATCAATGAGAGGACtcaacaagaaaataaaaaataaaaaaaaataaagtaatataataaaatgataatagtttttgtttgaagTTGCTTTGAGCTTTGTTATAAGCGCACAACTAACTTTTGTCTCTGTTTTAGAATAGAATAAGAGATGTAGTTCTTGTCCATATTGTTTTCTTTCAAAGTAAAACAAGCCGTTGCCAAtacacaaaggaccataaatcttccacagaacctttctctcgaaaactcgtaacgtcgaatcatcgtccatgcttctgcaccataaagcGGAACGGGAATgataagtgacttgtagagtttgtcctttgttcgtcgagagcggACTGTAtatctcaattgtctactcagtccgaagtagcacctgttggctagagttattctgcgttggatttcgaggttgacgttgttgttcgttttaatactggttccaaaataaacgaaatgatcaacgatttcgaagttatgactgtcaatagtgacgtgggagcctagtcgcgagtgcgactaCTATTTGTCTTGACCTCGTTCAGAACTAGACCAATACGCTTCGCTTCCATAACCAGTCTGAAAAGAGTAGAGATAACGACAcgattgttgaggccaatgatatcaatatggTCGGCGTATGCCAGCAGGGTTTCCACTATATAGTGATAACTGGCTGTAATCGAGCCATTGTTTTCGTAGCtctatgtatttatgtgcatcTAAGGAATTTATAAGGATTTTGAGATCCAGACCTCAttgtttcgttttattttgtagACAGTGTGTGAACGGGCCTTGATGTTCAGTTCTGTTTCGAACAATAACATCATGTGTTTGTTAAGCATTCTTTGTATAAATTGAATATAGCTCACGTACCTAAAATATACATACCAATGACTTGACACtgagtattttatttgttaatatacGTTGTTTTTCAAATCCAATTTGTTAATTATGGCGTTCCtcctcaaaattttcaaataattctcAAATTTCTCCAGTACTTGGGTTTCAAATACAAAGGTTTCCTGtctttttgtggaaaatttaccGAACCTTACCAGATTCCCTAAGACTGTCAGATGTTttgactaaaaatcatatgtaaAAGTTACGGTCTATCGATAATGAGAAAGCTGTATGAGACTTGAAAAAAGATGGCATATAAAATTTCTATGGAAGGAGTGATTTAAGCAAATTTGGCTTTCAATTTTGTAGTCTGTATATACCCCAACTAgcttctcagtttttgagataaccgtctgaaattttgtacaaggTCTTTTCTTTCTAAGAAGGTACTCACGGAAAAATTAacttataaaaatcaaatttttatatgaacgACTTATgtatttcacaagatatcttcaagaaatttgggaCAGATTGTTATTATGACTTCAATGTAACTAAGGTTAACATTTACCTTGtttttaaactaattaattattgaaataaaaaaaaatatcaaaacaccataatgaaaacttttaaaaaaagacTCTACTGAGTGagcatattttattgaaaattttttagtatttatttttttactttttacttccAAATGTAGGATAATTACTAGCTTCACAATGGCATGTCTTGCATGTGCCCGACATGACGCGACGTATCCAATCACGATAAAAGTAAACACTTGCATATGCATCTGGATAGCCCACAGCACACGGCTGGCCCCAATTAACGAGGCCGACCAGTTCACCGCCACTAATCAAAGGGCCACCAGAGTCACCGTTACAGGTACCCTCACCTTCTTTGGTGAATGTGCAGATGTGACCCACATCGAGTATCCCCTCATCCGCATATACTTCCGCACAACGCTTGTGACTCATGTGACGTAATGTAAGTTTCTGCAATATTTTCGTTTCCGGACCACCGAAGGCCATGTCACCCCAACCGGTGAGTATAGCTTCAGCGTTGTCCTCTAATGGCTTCGACGCCAATGGTATCGCTTGCGTATACTGATCGAACACGATGGAATCATTCAAATGTATGAGTCCAATATCATTGGCAAACTCCGGATTATCGTAGTTGCAGTGCGTATAAAACTCGTCGGCGTAATAGATAGCGCGCGGTTGATCCCACTCCACAGTACCGGTTATGATGCGCAGATAAGGTGGATTGTAGCCATCGATGCAATGTGCCGCCGTTATTATCCATTGTTTGTCGATAATGCTGCCACCACACCAATGACCGTTATATTGGCCTTGTATGGATATTTGATATGAAGCGAACCCTGGATCGGCATTTGTGCCGCCAACGACACGTCCTTCCTGCTGAGCGCTAGCATTTGCATTCTGACGTGCTAACAGCCGCTCACTAGGCTTGATCAAGCGCTTAGCCGACGTTGTGCTGACAACGTAAAGGAGAAATAACGAAATTATTTGCCGCAAATGCATTTTGGCTTTATTTTTACTGAATTTGGACTTTGAATTTCACCCACCGAACCTCAGAAGCGTTTGAATAGCTTGAGTTGAGCGAAGTGACTGAGTGGAAAAACCGCTGGTGCTTACACCGATTTATCTCATAAGTAATGGACTGCTCATTTATGGCAGTGGAATTATAtccaaatttcgataaaatGTAACTCTATGCACAAGCACacaatttcatacatatatacatatatcggtaGTGAATTTATCTACCcaacaagcaataaaaaaaagtaaggaagtgcttagttcgggtgtaaccgaacatttcatactcttgtaaCTTGCCAGGATCAAACAAAAGGAGCATGTATTTCCTCCGCCGCTTTTTCTATAGTTAATTCTTCAGAGTTCTAATTACAGTGGAACTTCCATAACTCTAAGTTTTCCATTACTGGAACTCTTGAAGTGGCAATAGAAATCAAATTTCACACAGTTCCCTTTCATTAATTCAAAGTCTCTCTAACTCGAAGTTTTTTAGTGGCCTGTTGTGATTCGAGTAAGAGAAATTCAACTTTATTGGAAATAAAATACGGTTAAGTTCATTAAATGTTCTATTCCATTTTAGGGACTTAAGTGGTCTTGCagtcgatatttttatttacaaaaaaagggAACTCGactcaaaacaagaaaaacgttcaTTTCGGTTGCATCGAAGTACCTTAacaaacataaaagaaaacttaCAAGAATTTGGTTTTGAtctctcagtttgtatggcagctccgAGAGTAATCCGATATCGGAATTTCTGAccaatgagtagcttcttgaggagaacACGACCTTTCAGACTTCAATCTCAAACTTAGGGACTAAtttgtatatacagacagacggacattcATTGCTGATCATTGaagtataaattttttaggGTCTTCATTGTGTTGAgggtataatatataatagatTTGGGCTTTTCATTATATTGGTGCTCTCCTCTTTCTCCTGTTCTGTTTTAATTAAGATATTCCGAAATTTCCTGAAAAATCCATACACATCTCAGTTCCTGCGAACGATctaattttctaaataatttcaaaaaggaTTTCTACAATAATGGCTGGCTGTTAGTAGACTCTGCTGAACTGTAATGGACTCATGGCGGGTTCCCTGAAGCggatttttcaatttcgaaaacataaaaaaatcactgggaaccaaatttgatgaatATGTTGGCTGAGCGGTGACCCTCGTTCCGTGCTTGGCCAAAAAGTCTGTCACAGTCACGCACGATTGTGACGGTGTTTTTGAGGTCACGCATTTTCTGCACAAAAATTAGGTCGTTTACGACGAATTGCTTTACGTAGACACCTCAAAACAGCCAAGTAGTATTCCGTATTGACTATTTGACCTGGTGGAACGAATTCATGGTGAGCTATCCATAGGTAATCAAAGAAAAGGATAAATCCCTTGTTTTTTACCAACTTGATGTgggtttttcggtttcggctcattttcgGAACGTCATTCGTTATATTTTTGGATCGTTTTGACGTTATAATCGTAAACCCACGTATCGTCAGCAGTAATAGTAGACTACCCACAGTATTCGTTGGACATAAACAATATTCCTCACCCAACTTTCTAGTTTTTGTCCGGGCTGAATATCTAAACCgctcttaaataaaattttaacttagtAAAAGAGAGGTTTTACTGATCTCCACTGTCTACACAAAGGTCAAACGTCCGTTTGATCCAACCCTAGTCACAGAAAGCATTTCGTATAGCAGTTGACGGGTCCGTAAAGCGTGTAGTGTCCGATGATTATGATACTAAGGTTTATATCATCAGTTGAATAAGAAAATgagaataaaattttccaatgaGATAGCAACCATTCTCAAACCAATCAGAGAAAGAACTTACTcttcgacaaataaaaaattagttccTCACAAATGGGAgaggtaaaaaaataaaaattaaaaactagaaTTCAAACACTAATTTTACacatcaaaatatatttctgtataaataaaaaaaaggtatttatagtaatttgaaaataatttcgaaaaaataaaaaaatcacagcCCAATTTCGTCGCAACAACACCGTTATGCCCGCTGTCGCGTACATTGCTCCAACGAACGTTCAATGAAGTCCCGATAGTATATGACACTCGCATGCATATCCGGCTTGCCTCTCGCACAGGGTGCACCCCAATTAACCAAACCAACCAACTTCCCCTTATAAACTATCGGACCGCCCGAGTCGCCATTGCAGGCGCCCTCACCCTCTGTACTAAACGTGCAAATATGTCCATAACCAACACCCTCGTGATTCTCCCAACGCTCTAAGCACTCGGCTCGGGAGACAACCGTAAAGTTTTGTGTTTGCAGCAACTCCGTATTCGGCTGGTTCAACAGCGGACTACCCCAGCCAGTCATTGTAACCAGATCGCCAGCATTAAGTGGTTGCGTATGCAACTCAATCGGTTGTGTGACATTATTAAATGTAATGCTGCCGTTGAGACGCACCACTGCAATATCATTTTGATACATCGGCA contains the following coding sequences:
- the LOC105231861 gene encoding chymotrypsin-2, which translates into the protein MKVFLLLALLLCAHAEAKLVKYPKNYVKGAIEGRVVGGTNATLGQAPYQVSLQTWYGSHFCGGAIISENWIATAGHCVVNTDPENIMVATGTVEWQKPNATYYASSIHVHCHYNNPSSHNDIALIRLNSSIVFNDRTQPIALPTEQMKEGDEVILTGWGSTELYGDTPDNLQIIYLKYLPHKSCKEMHDDDPDLDVGHMCTYTKYGEGACHGDSGGPLVNDGKLVGLVNWGMPCAVGYPDAHASTYFYTDWIRRVTSGTTKCFS
- the LOC105231859 gene encoding chymotrypsin-1 produces the protein MHLRQIISLFLLYVVSTTSAKRLIKPSERLLARQNANASAQQEGRVVGGTNADPGFASYQISIQGQYNGHWCGGSIIDKQWIITAAHCIDGYNPPYLRIITGTVEWDQPRAIYYADEFYTHCNYDNPEFANDIGLIHLNDSIVFDQYTQAIPLASKPLEDNAEAILTGWGDMAFGGPETKILQKLTLRHMSHKRCAEVYADEGILDVGHICTFTKEGEGTCNGDSGGPLISGGELVGLVNWGQPCAVGYPDAYASVYFYRDWIRRVMSGTCKTCHCEASNYPTFGSKK
- the LOC105231858 gene encoding chymotrypsin-1 — translated: MWEPCGSNCAYALLYIVCLSMCGEYTQALRIPPEYRNHDANENNGTSIEGRIVGGVAVAEGVAPYQVLIKTIWNSHVCGGAILSERWILTAGHCVEDFPLESLRIVVGTNKWSQPGATFRPELAFHHCRQDMPMYQNDIAVVRLNGSITFNNVTQPIELHTQPLNAGDLVTMTGWGSPLLNQPNTELLQTQNFTVVSRAECLERWENHEGVGYGHICTFSTEGEGACNGDSGGPIVYKGKLVGLVNWGAPCARGKPDMHASVIYYRDFIERSLEQCTRQRA